The Oreochromis niloticus isolate F11D_XX linkage group LG2, O_niloticus_UMD_NMBU, whole genome shotgun sequence genome includes a region encoding these proteins:
- the tbx22 gene encoding T-box transcription factor TBX22: MQGLSSRAHAFSVEALVGKPCKRIKVSEEHEPSSADISGDRSIFPDQNEFPTSQLQKACPTPRRGEDPSACDPQGQTDRSQTEDSDPSSEEKKPKESDCRPDREVRVELQGSELWGRFYEIGTEMIITKAGRRMFPSVRVKVRNLDPCQQYYIAMDVMPVDSKRYRYVYHSSQWMVAGNTDHSCISPRLYVHPDSPCAGETWMRQVISFDRVKLTNNEMDDKGHIILQSMHKYKPRVHIIKHNPRMDLSQIQSLPADGVHSFSFPETEFTTVTAYQNQQITKLKIDRNPFAKGFRDPGRNRGVLDGLLESYPWRGPFSLDFKPFTIQLQGSSGSPTSSVKSLLPVSSSSSLHPLSCQDAAVHAFTLPLYSKTTTSPSISPLPSRAFSSLGADRLRGFSPLPPLTDLPLFSALQGKKPPHCRDPCPHESPGSPCLLPLHCPLSPQRSPLPPHVSDTVSPYCLYRYSFPLNPQLAAISRHPKLAEDTTDCLLRQPPWLPTTNHCL, from the exons atgcagggactgagcTCCCGGGCTCACGCCTTTTCGGTGGAGGCGCTGGTTGGGAAGCCCTGCAAGAGGATCAAAGTGTCGGAGGAGCACGAGCCGAGCAGCGCTGACATCAGCGGCGATAGGAGCATCTTTCCCG ACCAGAATGAATTTCCTACCAGCCAACTACAGAAAGCATGTCCGACACCGAGGAGGGGAGAGGACCCCTCGGCCTGTGACCCGcagggacagactgacagatcaCAGACTGAAGACTCTGACCCGAGCAGCGAGGAGAAGAAGCCGAAGGAGAGCGACTGTCGGCCGGACAGAGAGGTCCGAGTAGAGCTGCAGGGCTCCGAGCTGTGGGGGAGATTCTACGAAATCGGCACCGAGATGATCATCACCAAAGCTGGAAG GAGAATGTTTCCTTCTGTGCGCGTCAAGGTGCGCAATCTGGACCCTTGCCAGCAGTATTATATCGCGATGGACGTCATGCCCGTGGACTCCAAGCGTTACAG GTATGTGTACCACAGCTCGCAGTGGATGGTGGCTGGAAACACGGACCACTCCTGCATCTCGCCGCGGCTCTACGTGCACCCGGACTCGCCGTGCGCAGGAGAGACGTGGATGCGTCAGGTCATCAGCTTTGACCGAGTCAAGCTCACCAACAACGAGATGGACGATAAGGGACAT ATCATTCTTCAGTCGATGCATAAATACAAGCCACGTGTCCACATCATCAAACACAATCCTCGCATGGACTTGTCTCAGATCCAGTCGCTGCCTGCTGACGGAGTGCACAGCTTCTCCTTCCCAGAAACAGAGTTCACCACAGTCACAGCCTACCAGAACCAGCAG ATTACAAAACTGAAGATCGACAGGAACCCCTTCGCCAAAGGCTTCAGAGATCCAGGAAGGAATAG ggGAGTGTTGGATGGCCTGCTGGAGTCATATCCCTGGAGAGGCCCTTTCAGCCTGGACTTCAAGCCTTTCACCATACAGCTCCAAG GGAGCTCAGGGTCGCCCACCAGCAGCGTGAAGAGCCTCCTCCCCGTCTCTTCATCTTCATCCCTTCACCCGCTGTCCTGCCAGGACGCCGCTGTCCACGCCTTCACTCTCCCCCTCTACAGCAAGACCACCACCTCACCCAGCATTTCCCCTCTGCCCAGCAGAGCCTTCTCCTCCCTGGGAGCAGACAGACTGAGAGGCTTctctcctctgcctcctctcACAGACCTCCCGCTGTTCTCTGCGCTGCAGGGGAAGAAACCGCCCCACTGCAGGGACCCGTGTCCTCACGAGTCCCCGGGGTCTCCTTGCCTGCTCCCCTTACACTGCCCTCTCAGCCCTCAGAGGTCTCCTCTCCCCCCACATGTCTCAGACACTGTAAGCCCGTATTGCCTCTACCGCTACAGCTTCCCTCTGAACCCCCAGCTCGCAGCCATTTCCCGGCACCCCAAACTAGCCGAAGACACTACAGACTGTCTGCTGCGCCAGCCTCCCTGGCTCCCGACCACCAACCACTGCCTCTGA